A genomic window from Brevibacillus agri includes:
- a CDS encoding MDR family MFS transporter — protein MSWIKSRMQEYHPIVWSLVVGTVFVRAASSMSMPFLFLYLSNQTDMDLAMIGLTIGAGPLAGTIGGFIAGTLSDRIGRRRVMLGALYVWTLVFVGFALSKNPLILLLLNMAGGLCRSFYEPVSQALMADVTPPEKRFRVFGLRYTAINVGVAVGPIAGAVLAKTSVALPFLITALIYLVYVISLQGLLNKFGIKQIEGQKKETVTFGRAFSVIVHDKAFRYYMVAGVLGAIGYSQMSSTLAKFTEMTVASGAELFAILMSVNAVVVVLMQMPLTRWAEKKTPLTAIVVGNVMYALGDVGFAYANSWIVFIIGMVLFTFGEILTFTAGDVLIDRMAPEGMRGSYYGAKSFSNLGQFIGPWMGGLLLGLYGGTTLFLTVAAFSMVSSAFQWAGQRVYFATHGKSLNQSRAESL, from the coding sequence ATGAGCTGGATCAAATCACGTATGCAAGAGTACCACCCGATCGTCTGGTCGCTGGTCGTCGGGACCGTGTTCGTCAGGGCTGCCAGCTCGATGAGCATGCCGTTTTTGTTTTTATACTTATCCAACCAAACCGATATGGACCTGGCAATGATCGGCCTGACCATCGGGGCCGGGCCGCTCGCCGGAACGATTGGCGGCTTCATTGCCGGGACGCTGTCCGACCGGATCGGCCGCAGACGGGTCATGCTGGGGGCGCTGTACGTCTGGACGCTCGTATTCGTCGGGTTTGCGCTCAGCAAAAACCCGCTGATTTTGCTTTTGCTCAACATGGCAGGCGGGCTCTGTCGCTCGTTTTACGAGCCGGTGTCGCAGGCGCTGATGGCAGACGTGACGCCGCCTGAGAAACGCTTCCGGGTATTCGGCCTGCGCTACACCGCGATCAACGTCGGGGTCGCAGTTGGCCCGATCGCAGGCGCCGTGCTGGCGAAGACGTCCGTCGCCCTGCCGTTTCTGATTACCGCGCTCATTTACCTCGTGTACGTCATCAGCTTGCAAGGGCTGTTGAACAAGTTCGGGATCAAACAAATTGAAGGGCAAAAGAAAGAGACGGTCACCTTTGGGCGGGCCTTCAGCGTGATCGTGCACGACAAGGCGTTTCGCTACTACATGGTCGCAGGCGTGCTGGGCGCGATCGGCTATTCGCAGATGTCGTCTACCCTCGCCAAATTCACGGAAATGACCGTTGCGTCCGGCGCAGAACTGTTTGCCATCCTGATGAGCGTCAACGCTGTCGTGGTCGTGCTCATGCAGATGCCGCTGACCCGATGGGCCGAAAAAAAGACGCCTCTCACCGCCATTGTGGTGGGAAACGTCATGTATGCGCTGGGCGACGTCGGCTTTGCCTACGCCAACTCCTGGATCGTCTTTATTATCGGGATGGTGCTGTTTACGTTTGGGGAAATCTTGACCTTTACCGCAGGTGACGTCCTGATTGACCGCATGGCCCCGGAAGGAATGCGCGGCAGCTATTACGGCGCGAAAAGCTTCAGCAACCTCGGACAGTTCATCGGCCCGTGGATGGGCGGCCTGCTGCTCGGGCTTTACGGCGGCACGACACTGTTCTTGACCGTAGCGGCGTTTTCCATGGTGAGCAGCGCATTCCAGTGGGCGGGCCAACGGGTGTACTTCGCTACCCACGGCAAGTCGCTCAATCAGAGCAGGGCAGAATCACTCTAG
- a CDS encoding GDSL-type esterase/lipase family protein has protein sequence MRTSGKLLWRTTGLLSLLSFLLFAAGFVLAMNPQQLAPTTGAPPVETEEPPAPLPKEGVHKVVALGDSLTRGAGDANGQGYVGLVRQALEKKAGHPITFTNLAINGQESSDLLKQMSEAQVKTLLAEADLILFTIGGNDLFRQTGGLYTIDKEKVAAATDRLATNYEEIIRQIRQLNSKATIVYTSLYNPFGNTEAAVDTVQPVLDWNSTASAIASRYPQVFVVPTYDMFLRKEQAYLYTDHFHPNAEGYARIAERILQALE, from the coding sequence ATGCGCACATCCGGCAAACTTCTCTGGCGCACTACAGGGTTGTTGTCGCTTCTGTCCTTTTTATTGTTTGCCGCAGGCTTTGTCCTGGCGATGAACCCGCAGCAGTTGGCCCCGACCACGGGAGCGCCACCTGTGGAAACCGAGGAACCGCCTGCCCCTTTGCCAAAAGAAGGCGTCCACAAAGTCGTCGCGCTCGGAGACTCGCTCACCCGCGGCGCTGGCGATGCGAACGGCCAAGGCTATGTCGGGCTCGTCCGGCAAGCGCTGGAAAAAAAGGCGGGCCACCCGATTACGTTTACGAATCTCGCCATTAACGGGCAAGAGTCGTCCGACCTGCTCAAGCAAATGTCCGAAGCGCAAGTCAAAACGCTGCTCGCCGAGGCCGATCTGATCCTTTTCACCATCGGCGGCAACGACTTGTTCAGGCAAACGGGCGGGCTCTACACGATCGACAAAGAAAAAGTGGCCGCAGCCACGGACAGGCTTGCGACCAACTACGAGGAAATCATCCGGCAAATTCGCCAGTTGAACAGCAAAGCGACGATTGTTTACACGTCGTTGTACAACCCTTTTGGCAATACGGAAGCGGCTGTCGATACGGTGCAGCCCGTTCTGGACTGGAACAGCACGGCCTCCGCGATTGCCTCCCGCTATCCGCAGGTGTTCGTCGTGCCGACGTATGACATGTTCCTGCGCAAAGAGCAGGCGTATTTGTACACCGATCATTTTCACCCGAATGCAGAGGGCTATGCCCGCATCGCGGAGCGCATTTTGCAGGCGCTAGAGTGA
- a CDS encoding ABC transporter ATP-binding protein, whose amino-acid sequence MGDTVLAVSRLQKTIGKKQIIHDITFDVLAGEVFGFLGPNGAGKTTTIRMLVGLAKADGGDIRIGGISLSENFPEAIAQVGCIVENPELYKFLTGRENLEQFARMSGGITQERIEEIVRFVDLERAIDDKVKTYSLGMRQRLGIAQALLHRPKILILDEPTNGLDPAGIRELRQFIRRLAEEEGLAVFISSHLLSEIEMMCDRVAIINQGKVISVGLVRELMEQFADQVEWTIPHAHLPKALDVLRGHNAVTDILAVGEESVKTRMDMERVGEVNQKLVQAGVPVIGIATKTVTLEDLFLTLTGGGGEK is encoded by the coding sequence TTGGGCGACACAGTCCTCGCAGTATCGCGATTGCAAAAAACGATCGGCAAAAAGCAGATTATTCACGATATTACATTCGACGTGCTCGCTGGCGAAGTGTTTGGCTTTTTGGGGCCGAACGGCGCGGGCAAGACGACGACTATTCGCATGCTGGTCGGTCTGGCTAAAGCAGACGGGGGAGATATCCGCATCGGCGGGATATCGCTCTCGGAGAACTTCCCGGAGGCGATTGCGCAAGTCGGCTGCATCGTGGAAAATCCCGAGCTGTACAAATTTTTGACAGGCAGGGAAAACCTGGAGCAGTTTGCCCGCATGAGCGGAGGGATTACGCAGGAGCGGATCGAAGAAATCGTCCGCTTCGTCGACCTGGAACGGGCGATTGACGACAAAGTCAAAACGTATTCGCTCGGGATGCGGCAGCGGCTGGGGATCGCGCAAGCGCTGCTGCACCGGCCGAAAATCTTGATTCTCGACGAACCGACAAACGGGCTTGACCCGGCAGGGATTCGCGAGCTGCGCCAGTTCATTCGCCGTCTGGCCGAGGAGGAGGGGCTTGCGGTCTTCATTTCCAGCCACCTGCTCAGCGAGATCGAGATGATGTGCGACCGGGTGGCGATTATCAACCAGGGAAAAGTCATTTCGGTCGGACTGGTGCGCGAGTTGATGGAGCAGTTTGCCGACCAGGTGGAATGGACGATCCCGCACGCCCACCTGCCAAAAGCGCTGGATGTATTGCGCGGGCACAACGCCGTGACGGATATTTTGGCGGTCGGGGAGGAAAGCGTGAAGACGCGGATGGATATGGAGCGGGTAGGCGAAGTCAACCAGAAGCTGGTGCAGGCGGGAGTCCCGGTAATCGGGATTGCCACGAAAACCGTGACGCTGGAAGACTTGTTCCTGACGCTGACAGGGGGAGGGGGAGAGAAATGA
- a CDS encoding ABC transporter permease subunit has product MNQSMLGLVQNETVKLLRRRRFLVVVLILAILIPIFTYAQYRSVVTAQERMGTTDWRPLLTQQIVDMQNRLASSRLPEEWRDFIKIRIQQQQYYLDHNINPMAPGGPTFARGFMDQAISMFLPMIIVVLAVDIVSAEFSEGTIKLLLTRPVRRWKVLTSKYITLLLFTSLTVLMTLILAYLLSGVVFGYSGWDLPILTGFEVTGGELVTSGAFMLPQWQFLLMQYGLGWFVCIVVGTVTFMVSVLIRSAAAGMGIMMAALISGTILTQMASSWESSKYLFVVNLQLTDYLNGTLPPIKGMTLPFSLAVLTIWAVAALIVAYTVFTRRDVTS; this is encoded by the coding sequence ATGAATCAAAGCATGCTGGGCCTCGTCCAAAACGAAACCGTCAAATTGCTGCGCCGCCGCCGCTTTCTCGTGGTCGTGCTCATCCTGGCCATTCTGATCCCGATTTTTACATACGCCCAGTACCGCTCGGTCGTGACGGCTCAGGAGCGGATGGGCACGACGGACTGGCGGCCGCTCTTGACCCAGCAGATCGTCGACATGCAAAACCGGCTCGCGTCCAGCCGTCTACCGGAAGAATGGCGCGATTTTATCAAAATCCGGATTCAGCAGCAGCAGTATTACCTCGACCACAATATCAATCCGATGGCGCCCGGAGGCCCGACATTTGCCCGCGGCTTCATGGATCAGGCGATCTCCATGTTTTTGCCGATGATTATCGTCGTGCTGGCGGTCGATATCGTGTCGGCCGAGTTTAGTGAAGGGACGATCAAGCTGCTTTTGACCAGACCCGTGCGGCGCTGGAAGGTGCTGACCAGCAAGTACATCACGCTGTTGCTGTTCACCTCGCTTACGGTACTGATGACGCTCATCTTGGCCTACTTGCTGTCGGGTGTCGTGTTTGGCTATTCCGGCTGGGATTTGCCGATTCTCACAGGCTTCGAGGTGACAGGCGGGGAGCTTGTGACGTCGGGAGCGTTCATGCTGCCGCAGTGGCAATTTCTGCTCATGCAGTATGGGCTCGGCTGGTTTGTTTGCATCGTCGTCGGAACCGTTACGTTCATGGTCTCCGTCCTCATTCGCAGCGCCGCCGCAGGCATGGGCATCATGATGGCGGCGCTCATCAGCGGGACGATCCTGACGCAGATGGCTTCGTCGTGGGAGTCGTCCAAATACTTGTTTGTCGTCAACTTGCAGCTCACCGACTACCTCAATGGCACGCTGCCTCCGATCAAAGGAATGACGCTGCCGTTCTCGTTGGCTGTACTGACGATCTGGGCAGTCGCGGCGCTGATTGTAGCATACACCGTCTTTACCCGCAGAGACGTAACTTCCTGA
- a CDS encoding small multi-drug export protein produces the protein MDMLWKCGTVALTSMLELWGAIPIGFMLQLPPLLTGIFSALGAIASAGIVIYLGGSLRSWLMKRVEKKAGRQSRMGRIWEKYGVIGLGLASPLLTGAPLGAAIGISLGAPTGKLMWWMSIGIVIWSVILTAAVAYGLLQFLTPKPMG, from the coding sequence ATGGACATGTTATGGAAATGCGGGACGGTTGCACTGACGAGTATGCTTGAACTGTGGGGAGCGATTCCGATTGGCTTCATGCTGCAACTGCCTCCGTTGCTTACCGGGATATTCAGTGCCCTTGGCGCGATTGCCAGCGCCGGGATTGTCATCTATTTGGGCGGTTCGCTCAGAAGCTGGCTGATGAAGCGCGTGGAGAAAAAAGCAGGGCGCCAGAGCCGGATGGGCCGCATCTGGGAGAAGTACGGCGTAATCGGCCTCGGATTGGCTTCTCCGCTGTTGACAGGCGCTCCGCTAGGGGCTGCGATCGGCATTTCGCTCGGCGCACCGACAGGCAAACTGATGTGGTGGATGTCGATTGGCATCGTGATCTGGAGCGTCATCCTTACGGCAGCAGTCGCCTACGGTCTGCTCCAGTTCTTGACACCAAAACCGATGGGCTGA
- a CDS encoding DUF2573 family protein — protein sequence MSEKKEALVPELDELLHKFTELLTGEATPERVEMVKVWCLYTTMAKAMPPLIQHWGSEPEHQAARNQIREIIEQIKQWNQAKNQTH from the coding sequence ATGAGTGAGAAAAAAGAAGCGCTGGTGCCCGAACTGGATGAACTGCTGCACAAGTTTACCGAGCTGTTGACGGGTGAAGCGACGCCGGAGCGCGTCGAGATGGTAAAAGTATGGTGCCTGTACACCACGATGGCAAAAGCGATGCCGCCGCTCATCCAGCATTGGGGTAGCGAGCCGGAGCACCAGGCTGCGCGCAATCAAATCCGGGAAATTATCGAGCAAATCAAGCAGTGGAACCAGGCGAAAAACCAGACTCACTAG
- a CDS encoding RNA polymerase sigma factor, with protein MQSDAEIIQRILQGDIEGYRDLIQRYQHMIYVFIYKMVNNRADAEDLTQEVFVKAYEKLSTFRGDSQFSSWLHTLARNKSIDFLRRRKFHDSDEQLAYVPSNTRDESPQESLMNKEQRREIEEAFALLSDSYREVIVLRCTHEYPFEKIATLLGIAESTARVRYLRARQELAKLLSRKEGGLVHELPGI; from the coding sequence ATGCAATCCGACGCCGAAATCATTCAGCGGATTCTTCAGGGCGACATCGAAGGGTATCGCGACCTCATCCAGCGATATCAGCATATGATCTACGTATTCATCTACAAAATGGTGAACAATCGCGCTGATGCGGAGGATCTGACTCAGGAAGTGTTCGTGAAGGCGTATGAGAAGCTGTCCACGTTCCGAGGCGACTCTCAGTTTTCATCCTGGTTACATACGCTTGCTCGCAACAAGAGCATTGACTTTTTACGCAGACGGAAGTTTCACGACTCCGACGAGCAGTTGGCGTATGTGCCGTCCAATACGCGGGACGAGTCTCCGCAAGAATCGCTCATGAACAAGGAGCAGCGCAGGGAGATCGAGGAGGCATTCGCCTTGCTGTCGGATTCCTACCGGGAAGTGATCGTCCTTCGCTGCACGCATGAATATCCGTTCGAAAAAATTGCTACTCTTCTCGGCATCGCCGAGTCTACAGCACGCGTCCGTTACTTGCGCGCTCGCCAAGAACTCGCAAAATTGTTATCACGCAAGGAAGGGGGGCTCGTACATGAACTGCCAGGCATTTAG
- a CDS encoding DNA repair helicase XPB, with the protein MSYRPDLPMIVQSDRTILLETQHPQFAEARQAISGFCELLKSPEYIHTYRMTPLSLWNAAASGMQPHEVTDILGAYSKYSVPPTIVKEIDETMRKYGLIRLERRGDDLVLHSDDPLVLTELAGYKSIAALLEDGYVLKSYARGLIKQELIRLGLPVQDLAGYSQGESCPVSLRANSAVGKPFALRPYQQEAVDAFYRGGSALGGSGVLVLPCGAGKTVIGIGAISQLQTATLILTTNTTSVRQWIAELLDKTDLDPELVGEYTGDHKEVKPITVATYQILTYRPTSLDEFPHMKLFSERDWGLIIYDEVHLLPAPVFRVTSGIQATRRLGLTATLVREDGREEDVFTLIGPKKYEVPWKAMEDAGWIAEARCREIRLPFEPKWREAYAHATARQKFRIAAENPKKLDVVKKLLERHEGDRVLIIGQYVDQLEQMATALQLPLITGKVPEKERETLYQQFKKGEITRLIVSKVANFAVDLPDANVAIQISGTFGSRQEEAQRLGRILRPKTENNTAHFYTLVTRDTREQEFSLHRQLFLVEQGYPYEIIENEMLV; encoded by the coding sequence TTGTCTTATCGTCCAGACTTGCCGATGATCGTGCAAAGCGATCGCACTATTTTATTGGAAACGCAGCATCCGCAGTTTGCCGAAGCCAGACAGGCCATCAGCGGGTTTTGCGAACTGCTGAAAAGCCCGGAGTACATCCATACGTACCGGATGACGCCGCTGTCGCTCTGGAATGCGGCCGCGAGCGGGATGCAGCCGCACGAGGTGACAGACATCCTCGGCGCGTACAGCAAATACAGCGTGCCGCCAACCATCGTCAAGGAAATCGACGAAACGATGCGCAAATACGGTCTGATCCGGCTCGAACGCCGCGGGGACGACCTCGTTTTACATAGCGACGATCCGCTCGTTCTCACGGAGCTTGCCGGATACAAGTCGATCGCGGCCCTGCTCGAAGACGGCTACGTGCTCAAAAGCTACGCGCGCGGCCTCATCAAGCAGGAGCTGATCCGGTTGGGGCTGCCTGTCCAGGATTTGGCGGGCTATTCGCAAGGCGAATCGTGCCCGGTCAGCTTGCGGGCGAACAGCGCTGTGGGAAAGCCGTTTGCCTTGCGCCCGTACCAGCAGGAAGCGGTAGACGCCTTTTACCGCGGCGGCTCCGCTCTAGGCGGAAGCGGCGTGCTCGTGCTGCCCTGTGGAGCCGGGAAGACCGTCATTGGCATTGGCGCGATTTCCCAGTTGCAGACTGCTACGCTTATTTTGACGACGAATACGACTTCCGTGCGGCAATGGATCGCCGAGCTGCTGGACAAAACCGATCTTGATCCCGAGCTTGTCGGCGAATACACCGGCGATCACAAGGAAGTAAAGCCGATAACTGTGGCAACTTATCAAATTCTCACATACCGCCCCACCTCTCTGGATGAATTTCCTCATATGAAACTCTTTTCAGAGCGTGACTGGGGGCTTATTATTTACGATGAGGTGCATTTATTGCCTGCACCTGTTTTTCGTGTTACTTCCGGGATTCAGGCGACACGCCGACTGGGCTTGACGGCTACGCTCGTCAGGGAAGACGGCCGGGAAGAAGACGTCTTTACACTGATCGGGCCGAAAAAGTACGAGGTTCCTTGGAAAGCGATGGAGGATGCGGGCTGGATTGCGGAAGCCCGCTGCCGGGAAATCCGGCTGCCTTTTGAGCCGAAGTGGCGGGAAGCGTATGCGCATGCGACGGCACGGCAAAAGTTCCGGATCGCCGCCGAAAACCCGAAAAAGCTGGACGTTGTCAAAAAGCTGCTGGAGCGCCACGAAGGCGACCGGGTGCTGATTATCGGCCAGTACGTCGACCAACTGGAACAGATGGCGACTGCCCTGCAACTGCCGCTGATTACGGGCAAAGTGCCGGAAAAAGAGCGCGAGACGCTGTATCAACAATTTAAAAAAGGGGAAATCACACGCCTGATCGTCTCCAAGGTGGCCAATTTCGCCGTTGATTTGCCGGACGCCAATGTGGCGATTCAAATCTCGGGCACGTTTGGCTCCCGCCAGGAAGAAGCGCAGCGACTGGGACGAATCTTGCGACCAAAAACCGAAAATAACACCGCTCACTTTTATACACTGGTGACACGCGATACGAGAGAGCAGGAGTTTTCGCTCCACCGTCAGCTTTTTCTCGTCGAGCAAGGCTATCCATACGAAATTATAGAAAACGAGATGCTGGTCTGA
- a CDS encoding hemolysin family protein encodes MGTWGSLFNLGLVLILVFLNGFFVATEFAVVKVRESRIAQLVAEGNKRAVNVEQVIQNLDAYLSACQLGITLASLGLGWLGEPAVAHLLHPVFRYFQLNETLVSSISFIIAFSVITFLHIVLGELAPKTLAIQRTEMVVLAVARPIQLFHKIMYPFIALLNWSASRFLALFHISMEPHQEAHTEEEIRILVNESHKSGLIDQTELMLVDNIFDFSETMAREIMVPRTDMVVLNLRDPFEENVRLVQNGRFTRYPVVDGDKDHVVGSLHIKDLLTGLLEGEHKDLQTLMRPILTVPETISISRLLTMLQKQRGQLAIIIDEYGGTAGLVTLEDIMEEIVGDIQDEFDDERPEVEKNDGILSLDGRMLLEEVGDYLDIDLESSEVDTLAGWIYMQIDHPPRVGDRVREGKYEFVVGEVDHYRITRVFVKKLANVEEEIGTKD; translated from the coding sequence ATGGGAACGTGGGGAAGCTTGTTCAACTTGGGATTGGTCTTGATCCTCGTTTTCCTCAACGGGTTCTTTGTCGCAACCGAATTTGCCGTCGTAAAAGTGAGGGAATCGAGGATTGCCCAACTGGTGGCGGAAGGGAACAAGCGCGCCGTAAACGTCGAGCAGGTCATCCAAAATTTGGACGCTTATTTGTCTGCGTGCCAGCTTGGCATCACGCTGGCGTCTCTCGGGCTTGGCTGGCTGGGCGAGCCTGCGGTGGCTCATCTGCTGCATCCCGTTTTTCGCTATTTTCAGCTCAACGAGACGCTGGTGAGCAGCATTTCCTTTATTATCGCGTTTTCGGTCATTACCTTTCTGCACATTGTACTGGGGGAGCTGGCACCGAAAACGTTGGCGATCCAGCGCACGGAAATGGTCGTGCTGGCTGTGGCCCGGCCGATTCAACTGTTTCACAAAATCATGTATCCGTTCATTGCGCTCTTGAACTGGTCGGCCAGCCGCTTTCTCGCGCTGTTTCACATTTCGATGGAGCCGCATCAGGAAGCGCATACCGAAGAAGAAATCCGCATTCTCGTCAACGAAAGCCACAAAAGCGGGCTGATCGACCAAACCGAGCTGATGCTCGTCGACAACATCTTCGACTTTTCCGAGACGATGGCCCGAGAAATCATGGTTCCGCGCACAGACATGGTGGTGCTGAACTTGCGCGATCCGTTCGAGGAAAACGTCCGGCTGGTGCAAAACGGCCGTTTTACCCGCTATCCGGTCGTGGACGGTGACAAGGATCACGTCGTGGGGAGCTTGCACATCAAAGATTTGCTGACGGGTCTGTTGGAGGGCGAGCACAAAGATTTGCAGACGCTGATGCGCCCGATCCTGACTGTGCCCGAGACGATCTCGATCAGCCGTCTTTTGACGATGCTGCAAAAACAGCGGGGACAACTGGCGATCATCATTGACGAGTACGGCGGGACAGCGGGGCTGGTCACGCTTGAAGATATTATGGAAGAAATCGTCGGAGACATCCAGGACGAGTTTGACGATGAGCGCCCGGAAGTCGAGAAAAACGACGGGATTTTGTCGCTCGACGGCCGGATGCTCCTGGAGGAAGTGGGCGACTACCTGGACATTGATCTGGAATCAAGCGAGGTGGATACGCTTGCCGGCTGGATTTACATGCAGATTGACCACCCGCCGCGCGTGGGCGACCGGGTGCGCGAAGGCAAGTACGAGTTCGTGGTCGGGGAAGTCGATCATTACCGGATTACCAGAGTTTTTGTCAAAAAACTGGCGAACGTCGAGGAAGAAATCGGTACGAAAGATTGA
- a CDS encoding ABC transporter substrate-binding protein: MRRAVSMVLTTLLAFSLAACGNQTGGQSEATTANSGQEQTVKIGLTQFVEHPALDAIHQGILDGLKESGYEEGKNLEVDYQNAHGDMNNTVSIAQKYAGDKKDLVVAIATPSAQAAAKAIADKPVVFSSVTDPISAQLVSSLEKPDKNVTGTSDKVSMEQQLKLVKTFLPQLKKLGVIYTTSEVNSEVQVKELEEAASKEGVEIVKAGISQLSEVQLAAQGLAGKADAMFIPIDNTVVSSFEAVLGAAEANKIPVFASDTDTVKRGAVATYGIDYYLIGKQTGEMAARVLKGQAVADTPVEISKQADLYINETAAGKFGLTISEALKQQAKEIIK; encoded by the coding sequence ATGAGACGAGCAGTCAGTATGGTACTGACCACATTGCTGGCCTTTTCTTTGGCAGCATGTGGAAATCAAACAGGTGGACAAAGCGAGGCTACCACGGCTAATTCCGGCCAGGAGCAAACCGTGAAAATTGGCCTGACGCAATTCGTAGAGCATCCGGCACTGGATGCGATTCATCAAGGAATTTTGGATGGCTTGAAGGAATCCGGCTACGAAGAGGGCAAAAATCTGGAGGTTGACTACCAGAACGCCCATGGCGATATGAACAACACGGTATCAATTGCGCAAAAGTACGCCGGAGACAAAAAGGATTTGGTCGTAGCGATCGCTACCCCGTCCGCTCAGGCTGCAGCCAAGGCGATTGCCGACAAACCTGTTGTGTTCAGTTCCGTAACAGACCCGATCTCGGCTCAACTGGTCAGCAGTCTGGAAAAACCGGACAAAAACGTGACCGGTACGAGCGACAAAGTATCCATGGAACAGCAATTGAAGCTGGTCAAAACCTTCCTGCCACAGTTGAAAAAGCTGGGCGTCATCTACACCACCTCTGAAGTGAATTCGGAGGTTCAGGTAAAAGAACTGGAAGAAGCAGCGAGCAAAGAAGGCGTAGAAATCGTCAAGGCGGGCATTTCCCAGCTCTCCGAGGTGCAACTGGCAGCTCAGGGACTTGCTGGAAAAGCAGACGCCATGTTCATTCCGATTGACAACACCGTCGTGTCTTCGTTTGAGGCCGTACTGGGAGCAGCGGAAGCGAACAAGATTCCTGTCTTCGCTTCTGACACCGACACCGTCAAGCGCGGCGCAGTCGCCACGTACGGAATCGATTACTACCTGATTGGCAAACAAACAGGAGAGATGGCTGCCCGCGTCCTGAAAGGACAAGCGGTCGCCGACACTCCAGTCGAAATTTCAAAGCAGGCCGACCTGTACATCAATGAAACGGCTGCCGGGAAGTTTGGTCTCACGATTTCTGAGGCACTCAAACAGCAGGCGAAAGAAATCATCAAGTAA
- a CDS encoding ABC transporter substrate-binding protein has translation MVKQKKTIRKIQSILFPLLLLSVTACGQQSATPANNGQETPAANQPAPSAENKQFTIGISQFVEHPALDAAREGFVAQLAKNGYEDGKQVKIDVKSAQASMDTAISIAQKFEADKVDLVLAIATPTAQAAAQTSKEIPILFTAVTDPVEAGLVKSMEQPGANVTGTSDMNPVEEQLKLVKELKADAKSVGVIYSSGEVNSKVQVDAAKAVADKLGLTIQEAAITSATEVKQAAESMVGKVDAFYVPTDNMVVSSIAAVLGVAEAQKIPVIAGEENSVKSGAIATYGIDYTKLGEQTADMAVKILKGEAKPADMAVEMQADMKLVLNKKAAEKMGVTIPQSMLDRAGEVIE, from the coding sequence ATGGTTAAACAAAAAAAGACTATCAGAAAAATTCAGAGTATTTTATTTCCTTTGCTGCTTTTGTCTGTTACCGCATGTGGACAGCAAAGCGCTACTCCGGCGAACAACGGGCAGGAAACCCCTGCTGCGAATCAGCCGGCGCCTTCTGCTGAGAACAAGCAGTTTACGATTGGCATTTCCCAATTCGTAGAGCACCCTGCCTTGGATGCAGCGCGTGAAGGATTTGTGGCGCAGCTTGCGAAAAACGGCTACGAAGACGGCAAGCAAGTGAAAATTGACGTGAAATCGGCGCAGGCGAGCATGGACACAGCGATTTCCATCGCGCAAAAATTCGAGGCGGACAAAGTAGACCTCGTGCTGGCGATCGCCACTCCAACCGCGCAGGCAGCAGCGCAGACGAGCAAAGAAATTCCGATTTTGTTTACGGCAGTTACTGACCCGGTCGAGGCTGGTCTGGTAAAATCAATGGAGCAGCCAGGCGCGAACGTGACAGGTACTTCCGACATGAACCCGGTCGAAGAGCAGCTCAAGCTGGTAAAGGAGCTGAAAGCGGACGCGAAGTCGGTAGGCGTCATCTACAGCTCGGGTGAAGTAAACTCCAAGGTACAGGTAGACGCAGCCAAAGCGGTTGCGGACAAGCTCGGCCTGACCATCCAGGAAGCGGCAATCACGAGCGCGACAGAAGTGAAGCAAGCGGCCGAGTCGATGGTAGGCAAAGTCGATGCGTTCTACGTGCCGACCGACAACATGGTCGTATCGTCCATCGCGGCTGTACTGGGCGTAGCGGAAGCGCAAAAAATTCCGGTGATCGCAGGCGAGGAAAACTCCGTGAAGAGCGGGGCGATTGCCACTTACGGCATCGACTACACCAAATTGGGCGAGCAAACTGCGGACATGGCCGTGAAAATTTTGAAGGGCGAAGCGAAGCCGGCTGACATGGCGGTTGAGATGCAAGCAGACATGAAACTCGTCTTGAACAAAAAAGCAGCGGAGAAAATGGGAGTGACCATTCCGCAATCCATGCTCGACCGCGCAGGCGAAGTGATCGAGTAA